One Phalacrocorax carbo chromosome 26, bPhaCar2.1, whole genome shotgun sequence genomic window, CACCTTAAGGAGGGCTCTTGCACATCCGTTCAAAAATTGAAACACCTAAATgaaaagataaagcaaaaataaaaaaaaaaagccgttTTCTGCCCCGAAGTGGGGGAGACCTGCCTGAACCCCGAATTTCTGCCCTGCTTGTGGTTGGCAGCCACGCAAATATCAGGACTCTACAAAGGAGGGCGAGAGCCctcagctgggaggcagcagatCCTGCACTTCTCCTCCCTCAGCCCTGCATTTGACCGTTTCCCCCTGCTTTTACACCAAAACACAGGTCTGATGATCCAGTGTGGGGCAAGACCCTCAGTTCTTGCGGCAGCACTTAAATCCTCAGAGACCCCACTCGGGGTGGCTTCACGTCTCCTGGGGTTTATTGTCCAGGGGAGAAacttaaattaaattttaaaaagtctttccCCCGTTTTACCTGTTTTTAGCAATTTTTGGGTATTTTTCCTACGATTCCCCAGGGGTTTGGctccctcctgccagcaggATGTGGAGGGGAGATGGGACCAGCAAAGGGTGTTTTGGGGATGGAGGCACCAGAGATGCTTTACCCCAGGTCAGATCCTGCTTCCCAGCTCTGTCTCCAGCCCAATAAAACCAGTTTCCTGGGCCAAATGGGACGCGATATGGCAGGAAAGGGTGTCTGAAGGCTGGCGAGTGGCCCTGCCAAGGGGCTTTGTGACACTCGACCAACCCAACTCCAGCTGGGAAACGTGGGGAAGGTGGGAAAAGGGGTCTTACACCCACCCAGGCAGCTCAAGGGGACCACGCACCCGCCACGCCTGGCTGCCTTGGGGTACAGAGGGGCGCAGGATGCCTGGGGGTCCCCCTCCAGAGCCAGCGGTCCCTGTTTCGGGCACACGTTGCAGCCCGGGTTGGGTACGGAGGGACACGGGAAGGGGTTGGAGCTGGGAAAACAACCGGCACCGGCTCCAGGATGTTGCTGCCCCTACGTTGCCCCAAAATCagaccccacccccacccaccccaggtAGCGGTGAAGGTAGGAAAACACCCCACcggcccccagccctggggacaaaGCGGGGACCCCAGTTCGGGCATCCCCCAGGAGCaactgggagagctgggagctgccacGCTTGGTGGGAGAGGGCTCTGGTGAGGGGGATGCGGGGACGAAGGTGCAGATGCCAcatggatttgggggggggggggggctggaggagggagcgAGGCAAGAAGGGgttttgggggagaaaaggggCAGAAAGGGGAAGGTGGGAGCTGGCTAAAGGAGGGGGCAACCTCTGTTGAACCCCACTGCTCCCCATCACATCCCCGGCCACAGCGCAAACGCAGAGACCAGCAGGCTCTACTTACGTGTTGAACACCCCGAATATATCAAATCTCAgcctattttgctttttaaggcttcttttttcttcccccaaaacacaaaacgTCCTCGCTCCGTACCTCACACGTGGGTGtctaaatatgcatttttattgcaTGCTCTTAAACCCCCCCTTGCTTAAACTGTTTTCATCTAAACCCTCCTATTATTCACCTTGATCTCCAAGGATGATCTCGCCCCAGAAAATTCCCTTGGGAAATGCAGCAGGttcctgttttcctggaaaatcTTCTCCCTCTTGTTGTTTGGCCAGGATTTGGGTCTAACCAGGACCTGACCCTGAGGACCCCAGACAAGTTTTAAACCTGGGTCTGAGCAGGACCTGAGCCTGAGGACCCCAGATAAGTTTTAAAGCTGGTTCTAACCAGGATCTGACCCCATGGAATCTAGCCAAGTCTTGAAATTAGGTCTAAGCAGGACATCAAGCCAAGAAGCCTAGCCTAGTTTTGAAGCTGGGACTAACTGCAAAGCCAGTGCTGCTTCAAGGAAGGAATTAACCTCTGACATACCTGAGCAAGGAGAGCAGCCAGGCCTAGGCTGGAGACAAGCCCAGAGCAAGGGATCAGCAAGGCCCACAGACACCCCTCCAAAGCAACTTGCAAAACACCTAAAAATCCCAAGGCTGAGCTTAAATAGAGCCCCTGGACCACCAGTGGGGTTTCCCAAGGTGGGGCTAATCAGGGCTGTTAATTAACTTAATTAACCTcagctcttctctttctcctggtGAGGAGGAGAAagcgctggggctggggctggggctggggctggggctggggctggggctgatGCCGATGCCTTCCCCCCCTGCAATATTCCTAGCTGTTTCTCTCATCCCAGTAGGTCCCAGTTTGCTGCAATCATCCCGTTCCACGGGAGGGCAGCGAATGGCCGCAGCAGGTCCAGCTcgggtgggggttggggtccTGCTGGAGAAGGATCCAGGGGAGGCAAAGAAATGGGggaaaataattgtaaaaaaaggggggaaagacGAGCATTTGCTGGGGATGGAGATTTGAGCTTCTCCCATCAAGAAGCCGCTTCTCGTTACTTCCAGGAGATCCTTGGCGGAGGTGGCCATGTATTTCGGCATGAGGAGGGGGCGCTGCTGGAACCCATGCGGGGAGGGCTCTGCCGGGGTGATGCCGGAGGCTACGAGGCAGCGGCGGCGCTGGGTAAGGGCTTCGCCCCTTTCGCTCTCGCTTAGGGCGCCTTCGGCCGCGCAAAATGATTCCTGCAGCGTCACGTGTCgacttctttctgcttttcccctctTAAATCACTTCCCCTCTTAAATGATGGGGGCAGGCGGGCAAGGAAAGCTGATTCCCAGCAGTCATTTCCCTGTGAGAAATCCCCAGAGCTCTGCATTTTGAACAAATAATACTCATCGATAAAGCCAAGGGTGGGCTGTGCGTGAGGCCCGTGAGGTGGGGGCGGCTTGGGGGCAACGTGGTTGCACCCAGGGAATGCGTGGGAATGCCTGAAACAAAAGGAGGgggtatttttctcttctgctgggtGGGTTTTTaactctttgggtttttttaaccttgttttcctcctctgctcctcaAACTGATAATTGCAGCCACGTCTGGCAAATGCCCTTCCCTGGGGTGTGGAAATGGGAAAGAATAAAGTATCTGAGCTGCTCCCACGCGTCTGTTTTTACTGGGGCTCCGCTTTATTAGAACAAAAGGTGGCACAAGGGGAAAAACCGAAGGGGAAAATGCCCAGAAAGGTTTATTCCTGGTGCAGAAGTGACGGGGGAAGGTGCAACGAAAGGTTTATTCCTGGTGCCGACCCCAGCCCGGTGCTGGCTTCCAACCTCACCCCCCATCCTAAACACGCCGCGCGTTGGACAGGCAGAGGCGGAGGCGTGGACGGCAGCAAAGCTGTCGTGGGAAATTAAAGAAGAGCTCGCTGCAGCTGATCCTGAGATTTAGCCCTcctaaaaagctgttttccctaTCTTTTGCGTGGGAGGGGTCGCGGGAGATACCTGTGAGCTCGTTGAAAGGCTTTAAGGAAGTTCCTGGCGGTATCTCAGCTcgagggagaggaagggagctgTGACTCATGCCCTTATCagccagcagctttccagaccaAGGCCACGGCTCCTTTAGGACGAGCTCAGAGGTTGTCCCTCCAGTCTTTGCTGGTGCCTGTTGTTCAGTGACATCACAAGCCTGACTTTGAGGGAAAAAACGCTCTTGCAAAGGCAATGCCTGcactgcatatatatatatatatagagagagagagatgtaaATCGCACAGGCAGGGGTCGGCTGCACGCTCGGCCCTTGGGCAGCAGCGACGATGCACccgggacggacggacggacggacagaggGGGAGGTGTGACCTGAGGGTTTGTACTTTGACCTTGTCTCGGAGGCAGTTATGGGCTTGTGCCCGCCCGGATCTGCCCCACCTCCCTTCCCAGAAGCCATAAAGCACGAAGGGAAAGGGAATTTTGCTCTCGGTTTCAGGTCCCTTGTGGGGCTGCGCTGTtgtctcccccttcccagccccacggcggggggcaggagcgcagcaccgcagcccacccccGCCAGGAGCGatggctgcctgcaccccagcaggcagggctggtagGGCAGGGCGCTTGGGCGGGCATCGGGGGGCACGCGGGTGGAAGGGGCCCCCAGGGGTGCAGCCGGCCATGGGGGTCCCCACGGGGACATTTGGGGACCTCCCCCAACCAGGGGACCCAGCCCAGGGCCAAATCtgaatgggggtgggggttttggggtgcgggGGATTTATGGGGTGGTTTGTTGTGGTTCTGTTTAAGAGCGCAGCCTGTTCAACCCTGCCCCATGGTTGCAAAAATCAgctcccaccaccccaaactgcccctttctccctcctgccctcccggCTTTGCGGGAAGCCCTGAGCCCTTGCAGAGTTGTGACAGCAGTGCCGGACCTGAGCCCGGGCTGTGCAAAGAGCACCGTCAGAGACAGCAGAATGGGGGTATTTTATtctgtgggtgggtgggaaaaGGTCGAGGGAGGAGGggcacctccatccctggaggtaccaACCTCACGCGGGCAGGACCCAGAGCTACCCAGCCCCTCGGCCCgctctgagcagggcttggtgcAGGGAGCCCACTGATCCCACCCACCCTACACGCTTTTTCACCAGTGCCGAGTTCTCCAGCGTTTTCTGTCCAGGCTTCATCTACAAAACCCCCTTCAAATGGGTGCTCTCGGCACCGCCCCCGCGGTTGTGTTAAATGGATTTGTCGTTCCCCTCCGTTCATCTTTCCCCAGTGAAAGCGGATGGGAAGGTGCTGGTTTCCTCACGCCCCTGCCTCCCTCGCGTCACCTCTGCCCTGGCTCGTGCTGTGATTTTCTCCTGTGCCTTTCTCGTCCCTGAGCTGGAGGGCGGTAAGGAGCTCCAGAACTTCTTCCGTGACACCCACCCTTTGGgatctattttttccccccggCATCTTAACACGATGCAAAAGGTGTATTTAAAAGGCAGGTGGGATAAAGAGCGAGGTGTGGGGTCTCGTGGGAGGTGGTGGAAGCGCCCTACGAAGCGGTGAGGGTTTGGGGATCCGTCATCTCCATGGGTGGAGCTCCAGAGCCAGCCCAGTCCTCGACCGTCTAAAATACCCcaagctctgcctccagcactgTCAGACGTGCCACGAACCCAACCACAGTCCTTAAAAACCCAACTCAATTACGTGCACGTcgaggcagcagcagaaccgCGTGTGCCCGTGTGTCTCGGGCGTCTCTTCTTCTCACCCGCCACCTTTCGCAGCCCAGTTCAGGGTCTTGGGACCCGACCAGCCGGTCACTGCCGTCGTGGGAGAAGACGTCGTGCTGCCTTGCCGCCTCTCCCCGAGGCTGAACGCCGAGAACATGGACGTCCTGTGGTTTCGGTCCACATCCTCCATGTACATCCACTATCACCGCAATGGGCAGGACGACTACTCCTCCCAGATGCCCCAATACCGGGGGAGGACAGAGCTGTCAAAGGAGGGCCTCTCTGTTGGGAACGTTTCCTTGAGGATCCTCAGCACCCGGCTGAGCGATGAGGGACAGTACCGGTGTCGCGTCCAAGATTGGGATTTTGGTGAAGAAGTCTCTGTGGAGCTGCAGGTAGCAGGTAAAAGGCTGGAGTCAGGGTTGTCTACAAGACGCGCCCCCGGCATGTCCCATTTGCCCACCCCCACGCACAAATCCCCTCTGGTctctctctgctgggcagcccagctcctcgccagcatctccccacctgcctggccccagaTCCCTGCACAACAGGGCCTGGCCCACGGCCAAAGCCCTCACACCTCTCCAGGAGAGCAACACCAGCCTCCGGAGAAACAAACCAGGCTTGGGTGTGCCCAGAGTGAAAGTCCGTGCGGTTCTGGGTTCATCTGGGGCAGGAGGCAAAGAGGGAGAAATGCCACCAATTCCAGGCCAAGGAACACTGAATTATTGTTTTAGGAGAAAGTTggtctcagtgtagttttttaaagaaaccttGAATAAATcagggatttttaaattaaaattgaagAACACTCTATTTAAATATCAACCTCAGTTCTAAATATTTCAACAAAGATGCTCAAAGTTTACGGAAAGGCACGTTCACTCCAACACACAACGTACACCCGTCATTGCATCCCAGATTAACCCAACTGGGGCAATTTTCCTATTCCAGACTCCATTTTCCCAAAGGAATATCCCTGGAAGGTGGCTTTCTTCGTGACCCTGGCTGCCTGCTTCGCTTCCCTGGTTGCCTTCCCTCTTTTCATCTCACGGCTACGAGGTAAGGCATTAGGCAGGAGCAAGGGGACTTTGGGGCACCCAAGAGGGTCTCTGAGCACCCAAGAGCACACGGAATTGATCTGGACCTGCTCACGGgaggaccagctgcccccacaCATTTCAGACTCCCTCGAGCTCTGTCCCACTGAAACATGCCAAAAAGAGCACTTTGGAGGCCCCAAACGCAGAATCTCCATCCCCAAGAGCTCACGCCCTTGACCAGGGGGAACCACCACAGCCTCAAAGCAAACCCCggggctgcaggtgcaggaggcagagctccAACACCACCAGACACCCCCATGTCACACCAGACCCCAAATCCAGCATCAGCCGACCCAAAACACACCTGAAATGTCCCCATTGTGGGTCACCCTCACGTGACGTAGGTGTGGGAGAAACCTTCCTGTAACCCACGTGatgttctctcttctctcttacaGCCCAAAGCAGAGAACTAGGTAAGagacactttatttttctcccccactTTTGACAATAGAGTGGGGGTTTTTGATAGCGATGAGGGTTGGCTCTCGCATGCGTGCATCTCCTAGATTTGCCTTGAAAGTGGCATTTGGTGGGTAATTTCACACCAAAAAGACATTTGAAAGAATtaggaggggtggggaagggttGAAAAGACttcatttaaattctgaaagcaCACCAAATAGACACGGAATTAGGGAAAtccctgttttcctcctgctgtttcCCCTTTTCTAACCACGCTCTGCCAGTGATGCCGTTGGTGCGGAGCTGCCGCCCCATTCCCGTACCCCAGGCCACTCACAAGTTCCTGTCAGGAAGGAAACTTCCTCTCACAGttattcctgcttttccttccagggAAACGCGATGCCGAAATCCGTAAgtgatgtggggtttttctgtcGCTGAGGGGAAAATACGAGCTGCAGAGGGACGCTTGCTTCATGGCGGCAGTTCATgaggcagcggggagggggcgagcAAATGCGGGACCAGATCAAGTGCCTGACTCCATCGGGGCTGGCCAACGTGGGTGACCGACCCTAGGGGAGACCAAATCTCTTCATTTTTGGGTAATAAACCTCTGAGGAGATGGGCTGCGGTTTAGGAAGCCTGTCCGTAGCCCGCAGGTTTGTAGGAGTTGAATTCTACCTCGGGTACGGCTTTTGAGGAGAGCTTGGCTTTGGGGTAACCGAATTCTGGAATAACAAAAATCAGCCTCCCTGGCTTTGGAGGAGTAGCAAtatggaggaagaaaaccagcttcCTCATCCTCAAGGGAATAAAACCCACCTTGGCATGGTTGTCCCCAAAGGCCACCCCAGACAGCGATAAATCCCCATCTCCCCTTGGCGCCCAACGTCAAATCACCAGCGTTGATGGCCACATGGCTAACGGAGAGGCCTCAAGCGAGAGGAGGACCCAGGCACCCTTCTGCTCTGGGCATCAGGGCACGCCGCCCATCAAAACCCTCTTTCAGACAACCAGTTCAGCAGGTTTTCCCCAAAAATCTGTAACGCTTTCAACACAGATTTTTTGGGGGATGGTGGGGTAAGTTTTGCTCAGGTTTGTTACCAAGCCCCCTCCAAGAGTGATGGCAAACACTCCCAGGGGCTAactaaaaacccccaaactggACCAGGAAGGATGTCCATGTTCCCATTTTGGTGAATCTACGTTGTCAAATAAGGTAAATTTGGGTACATGAAAGGCAAGCATGGCTGGGAGTGGTCTGCAGCGCTGGGGACCACCACCCCAAATCACCCCACGGCCCCTCCTCATGCCACCGCACCTGCTTGTGACCACGTCTCTTTGCTTTCAGGGTGGAGAAACACCATCTTCTCGGTGGAAGAAGGTACCGGGGTGTGGGGCTTTGCCTCTCCATGGGTCtcttcccctgtgctgctggtgggggggtgggtaaATGGAGGGCTGAGCCTCCACGCCCCAACTGCTCTGATGCCCCCCGCTCCCTttccccaccacatctccctttttctgtctctctttttgtgGCACTTGAGGTCCCACAAATCAGTTCTCCAAGGGGAGCCCACCTGAGGAGACCCCAAAGGCAACGGGGGTCTCCAGCTGagctctccccctctccccgcagTGCACGTCACGCTGGACGCGGACACGGCGCACCCACAGCTCATCCTCTCGGATGGTGGGAAGAGCGTACGGTGGGGAGTCACGCGGCAAGAGGTGCCAGATAACCCCGAGAGATACGACACCGACCCCTGCGTCCTAGGCCAGGAGGGATTCACCTCCGGGAGATACTTCTGGGATGTGGATGTGGGGGTGGAGGAAGGAGGGCTCTGGGCATTGGGGGTGGCCAAGGAGTCAACggagaggaagggggagatCGACCGGGATCCTCGAAACGGGATCTGGGCTATTGGTCACTGGTGGGGAGAGTATTGGGCTGTGACCTCCCCTGAGCGCACAGTTCTCAGCCTCACAAAGAGACCCCGGACAATTCGGGTTTACCTGGACACTGAGGCACAGAAGGTAGCCTTCTTCAACGCTGACAACCAAGACCTGCTCCACACTTTCCCACTGGACCCCTTGAGTGGGGAGAGGATCCGTCCCTGGTTCTGGGTTCTCCTGTCCGCCCAGCTCACCCTGAAGTCACCTCCTTCGCCCCCACGCGTCCCCAGCGAGGAGGAGCCTCTGCTCCCTTCCTGCATCCCCCTGCCGACCCTCCCCACGGGACGACGGGCCCCGCGCACGCCGACAGCAGGACATGACCAAGACGGGGAAATCCATGCTGCTGTCCACGAGCAGCCATGATCAATGCCCAAGGCTCTGCCGGCTGCGTCGTGCCACCAGGGCGCCCCGAGACTCTCCCAGTGAAGCCATGGCGGCCCCCCCACCTGAGCAGAGCTATCCCCGCTCCTGCTGGAGCCTGCGACAAGATGTAGCCGTGGCTAAGGCACATTCGCCTCTCCTAAGGTGATGTCTCCAAGCAAGGCGCTTCCGCTGAGACGCCCTTGTGCTTCTGCTACGGGCAGAGTCCGACCCAACCAGGCTGTTGGGACCCGAGGGCGTCAGAACCCCCCTGAGATAGGGAAGAGAAAC contains:
- the LOC135317619 gene encoding butyrophilin subfamily 1 member A1-like; amino-acid sequence: MAACTPAGRAVKADGKVLVSSRPCLPRVTSALARAVIFSCAFLVPELEGAQFRVLGPDQPVTAVVGEDVVLPCRLSPRLNAENMDVLWFRSTSSMYIHYHRNGQDDYSSQMPQYRGRTELSKEGLSVGNVSLRILSTRLSDEGQYRCRVQDWDFGEEVSVELQVADSIFPKEYPWKVAFFVTLAACFASLVAFPLFISRLRAQSRELGKRDAEIRWRNTIFSVEEVHVTLDADTAHPQLILSDGGKSVRWGVTRQEVPDNPERYDTDPCVLGQEGFTSGRYFWDVDVGVEEGGLWALGVAKESTERKGEIDRDPRNGIWAIGHWWGEYWAVTSPERTVLSLTKRPRTIRVYLDTEAQKVAFFNADNQDLLHTFPLDPLSGERIRPWFWVLLSAQLTLKSPPSPPRVPSEEEPLLPSCIPLPTLPTGRRAPRTPTAGHDQDGEIHAAVHEQP